The following proteins are encoded in a genomic region of Danio rerio strain Tuebingen ecotype United States chromosome 16, GRCz12tu, whole genome shotgun sequence:
- the klhl38b gene encoding kelch-like protein 38 — protein sequence MCFKSAETSLDGPVSEILHFKDKDLISNLLLELNTLRKDRILTDVVLCSENKEIPCHRNVLVSSSPYFHAMFCSNFLETQKSRINLEGVPHEILAMIVEYVYTGSISISMELVLPLIQTASMLQYGRLFEACSTFLQAQLSADNCLSMIRLSEILHCSSLHEKARELAIKSFSDVVVSEDFCELSLPELVSYLEDDKLCVEEEQVFETLLAWIHHDPFSRHGTIHDLFRRVRLRHVHPYYLFQFIANDPLVQSSSLCTDIIESVRRLLFSVGTHCPGDLEPLWRTPRRQNCKEGLVVVGGRKNGEQTSREALLYDEQSHCWKWLAKIPLRLYRPAYVCMHSILYVLGGLTMKSGSQCTPSNTVYTLSLKTNQWRMGESMLTSRYGHQSATYLHFIFVLGGLGADGQLSNEVERYDTMFNQWEAMAPMPTAVLHPAVAAHNQRIYVFGGEDAMQKPVRMIQVYHIGRNMWCRIENRTVKNVCAPAAVIDDKIYIVGGYTRRMVAYDVKSNTFEKCENMKARKMHHSATVVNGKIYVTGGRFFNSHERVEDSDSFDCFDPKTDAWTSMGKLPFKLFDHGSVPLVYLSDKFLPT from the exons CTTAGATGGTCCAGTATCAGAAATTCTGCATTTTAAAGACAAAGACCTGATCTCCAACCTTTTACTGGAGCTGAACACCTTGAGAAAGGACAGAATTCTCACTGATGTTGTTCTGTGCTCTGAGAACAAGGAGATCCCATGTCATCGCAATGTCCTGGTGTCCAGCAGCCCCTACTTCCATGCCATGTTCTGCAGCAACTTCCTAGAGACCCAGAAGTCCAGGATAAACCTTGAAGGAGTTCCTCATGAAATCCTCGCAATGATCGTGGAGTATGTCTACACAGGGTCCATCAGCATCAGCATGGAGCTGGTTCTCCCCCTGATTCAGACCGCCTCGATGCTTCAGTACGGAAGGCTTTTTGAGGCCTGTTCGACCTTCCTGCAGGCCCAACTCAGTGCAGACAACTGCTTGAGCATGATCCGCCTCTCCGAAATCCTGCATTGCTCCAGCTTGCATGAAAAAGCGAGAGAGCTGGCCATTAAGAGCTTCTCAGATGTGGTGGTCTCTGAGGACTTCTGCGAACTCTCACTGCCAGAACTGGTGAGTTACTTGGAGGACGATAAGCTGTGCGTTGAGGAGGAGCAAGTTTTTGAGACTCTTCTTGCTTGGATCCACCATGATCCGTTCTCCAGACATGGCACCATACACGATTTGTTCCGTCGCGTGAGACTGAGACACGTCCACCCTTATTATCTTTTCCAGTTCATTGCCAATGACCCTCTAGTTCAGTCATCATCTTTATGCACAGATATTATCGAATCCGTTCGTCGCCTTTTGTTTTCTGTCGGCACTCATTGTCCTGGTGATCTTGAGCCTCTGTGGAGGACGCCACGACGTCAGAACTGTAAAGAGGGGCTTGTAGTAGTTGGAGGTCGTAAGAATGGTGAACAGACATCCCGTGAGGCGCTACTCTATGATGAACAATCTCACTGTTGGAAATGGCTTGCAAAGATTCCTCTTCGGCTCTACAGGCCTGCTTATGTCTGCATGCACAGCATCCTTTACGTACTAGGAGGCTTAACAATGAAATCAGGAAGCCAATGCACACCCAGCAACACAGTCTACACGCTTTCTCTAAAAACAAATCAGTGGCGAATGGGAGAATCCATGCTGACGTCCCGATACGGCCATCAGAGCGCCACCTacctgcattttatttttgttctggGTGGATTGGGGGCTGATGGACAGCTGTCTAATGAGGTAGAGCGATACGACACTATGTTCAACCAATGGGAGGCCATGGCACCAATGCCCACTGCAGTTCTGCATCCTGCTGTAGCCGCACACAACCAGAGAATCTACGTGTTTGGTGGGGAAGACGCTATGCAGAAACCAGTGCGAATGATTCAG GTGTATCACATTGGAAGGAATATGTGGTGCAGGATAGAAAACAGGACAGTGAAGAATGTTTGTGCACCGGCTGCAGTGATTGATGATAAAATCTACATTGTAGGCG GCTATACAAGAAGAATGGTAGCTTATGATGTAAAAAGCAACACATTTGAGAAATGTGAAAATATGAAGGCCAGGAAGATGCATCACTCTGCGACGGTTGTGAACGGCAAGATCTACGTGACTGGAGGCCGTTTCTTCAACAGCCACGAGCGTGTAGAAGACTCAGACAGCTTTGACTGCTTCGACCCTAAGACAGACGCATGGACGTCAATGGGGAAATTGCCATTCAAGCTATTTGACCACGGCTCAGTACCTCTGGTCTATCTCTCTGATAAGTTTTTGCCGACATGA
- the fbxo32 gene encoding F-box only protein 32 (The RefSeq protein has 1 substitution compared to this genomic sequence): MPFLGQDWRSPGQSWVKTEDGWKKTTKDDNETNNNVLERKSYCKEEHDKENLILSINYDVAAKKRKKDLPNNNTKIPYFYKDKWIYVHKGSTKERHGYCTLGEAFNRLDFCSAIKDTRRFNYVVRLLELIAKSQLPSLSGVAQKNYMNILERVVQKVLDDQQNVRPIKELLQTLYASLCSLVQDMGKSVLVGNINIWVHRMENILQWQQQLDNIQINRPKNTGMTLLELPVSLQLNIMQRLSDGRDLVSLGQVCPDLSMLTEDRLLWKKLCQYHFTDRQIRKRLMVSDKGQLEWKKMYFKLCRCYPHKEQYSDTLQFCTHCHILFWKDTDHPCTANNPESCCKAVSPQGFINLFKF, translated from the exons ATGCCGTTTCTTGGACAAGACTGGCGGTCTCCTGGTCAAAGCTGGGTTAAAACAGAGGACGGCTGGAAAAAAACGACGAAAGATGACAACGAGACGAATAACAATGTTTTGGAGAGGAAGAG CTACTGCAAGGAAGAGCATGACAAAGAGAATTTGATCCTCAGCATTAATTATGATGTGGCTGCAAAGAAGCGAAAGAAGGACTTGctgaacaacaacacaaaaattcCAT ATTTTTATAAAGACAAATGGATTTATGTCCATAAAGGGAGCACCAAAGAG CGTCATGGATATTGTACTCTGGGAGAAGCATTCAATCGCTTGGACTTCTGCAGTGCCATCAAGGACACCAGGCGATTTAATTATGTCGTAAGG CTGCTGGAGCTCATCGCCAAGTCCCAACTGCCTTCTCTGAGTGGAGTGGCACAGAAAAACTACATGAACATTCTGGAAAGGGTTGTGCAGAAAG TTCTCGATGATCAGCAAAATGTCCGGCCGATTAAAGAACTTCTGCAGACACTGTATGCGTCTCTGTGCAGTCTGGTTCAGGACATGGGCAAGTCTGTGCTGGTGGGCAACATCAACATCTGGGTGCATCGCATGGAGAACATACTGCAGTGGCAGCAGCAGCTAGACAACATTCAGATCAACAGG CCCAAAAACACAGGGATGACGTTGCTGGAACTGCCAGTGAGTTTACAGCTCAACATCATGCAGCGTCTCTCGGATGGACGAGATCTGGTCAGTCTGGGTCAAGTGTGTCCTGACCTGAGTATGTTGACAGAAGATCGGCTGCTGTGGAAAAAGCTCTGCCAGTATCACTTCACAGACAGACAG ATCCGCAAGCGCCTCATGGTTTCAGATAAAGGGCAGTTGGAATGGAAAAAGATGTATTTTAAGCTGTGTCGGTGTTACCCTCACAAAGAGCAGTACAGCGACACATTACAGTTCTGCACACACTGCCACATCCTCTTCTGGAAG gATACAGACCATCCTTGCACTGCCAATAACCCAGAGAGCTGTTGCAAAGCAGTGTCTCCACAGGGTTTCATCAACCTCTTCAAGTTTTAG